The DNA segment AACTTATATTGGAAGAACCTTAAAAAGTTAGTAGAGCCATTCATATTTCTGTTTGGTTTAAGCTGTGCCTGCTAATAACATTGCACTGAAATGCAGGTGTGAATTCCTATAATGTTAAAATCAAATTGTTTACCTCAGTTTGAAAATTTGTTCAAATGAGAGTGATTGGCTATTGTTAGCTCTCAATTTAACTTTCAAGACACCTTGAAATAGCTTCAGGAAAAAAACGTGATTTCTAGTTAAGCTGTTCAGTTAAGCACTTTGTGATACAAAGTATGTTAAGGTAAAACCTTTTATTTAAATCAACTTTAAGAAAACCTCTTTAAAAAGTTGCAGAGTATAAATGaggaaacctttaaaaaaatacagctttATTTCTTTTACGTATCTATTGGGAATTGAGCTAGGTAGTCGAGGCACCAGCATGAGGTTCTTAAGAAATCTGCTTTAATGAACAAATCAGAGTGATTTGTACTTAATACTTGATTTTGTTTCAAAGGCCACATAGGcatttgaaaaataagtttttgCCTGAATCCTGTAATTTCAGCTTTCTTAGcaatttctcttttctgaaacAGTGAAAAGGTAAACTTTAGCCTAGCCTCTGTTCAAATAATCACAATATGTGAATTGAAGTTTGAGGAGTTCATAGAGTGTTACTGAATTTGTCTGTTTTCTAAAGGCAATTGATtcattcttttcaaattattttacagGATCCTTCAAACCAAAAATGTGGTGGAAGAAAGAAAACCGTGTCTTTCAGCAGCATGCCATcggaaaagaaaattagcagtGCAAATGACTGCATCAGCTTCATGCAAGCTGGCTGTGAGTTGAAGAAAGTCCGGCCAAATTCTCGCATTTACAACCGTTTTTTCACTCTGGACACAGACCTTCAAGCTCTTCGCTGGGAACCTTCAAAGAAAGACCTCGAGAAAGCCAAGCTTGATATTTCTGCCATAAAAGAGATCAGACTGGGGAAAAACACGGAAACATTTAGAAACAATGGCCTTGCTGACCAGATCTGTGAGGACTGTGCCTTTTCCATACTCCACGGGGAAAACTATGAGTCTCTGGACCTAGTTGCCAATTCAGCAGATGTGGCAAACATCTGGGTGTCTGGGTTACGGTACCTGGTTTCTCGAAGTAAGCAGCCTCTTGATTTTATGGAGGGCAACCAGAACACACCACGGTTCATGTGGTTGAAAACAGTGTTTGAAGCAGCAGATGTTGATGGGAATGGGATTATGTTGGAAGACACCTCTGTAGAGTTAATAAAACAACTCAACCCTACTCTGAAGGAAGCCAAGATCAGGTTAAAGTTTAAAGAAATCCAGAAGAGCAAGGAAAAACTAACCACCCGCGTGACCGAAGAGGAATTTTGTGAAGCTTTTTGTGAACTTTGCACCAGGCCAGAAGTGTATTTCTTACTTGTACAGATatctaaaaacaaagaatatttggATGCCAATGATCTCATGCTCTTTTTAGAAGCTGAGCAAGGAGTCACCCATATCACCGAGGATATGTGCTTAGACATCATAAGGAGATACGAACTTTCTGAAGAGGGACGTCAAAAAGGGTTTCTTGCAATTGATGGCTTTACCCAGTATTTATTGTCATCAGAATGTGACATTTTTGATCCTGAGCAAAAGAAGGTTGCCCAAGATATGACCCAGCCATTATCTCACTACTATATCAATGCCTCTCATAACACCTATCTAATAGAAGACCAGTTCAGGGGGCCAGCTGACATCAATGGGTACATTAGAGCTTTGAAAATGGGCTGTCGAAGCGTTGAACTCGATGTAAGTGATGGTTCAGATAATGAACCAATCCTTTGTAATCGAAATAACATGACAACCCATGTTTCCTTTCGAAGTGTCATAGaggtaataaataaatttgcCTTTGTTGCTTCTGAATACCCACTCATTCTTTGCTTGGGAAATCACTGCTCCTTGCCGCAGCAGAAGGTAATGGCTCAACAGATGAAAAAGGTCTTTGGCAATAAACTCTATACTGAAGCACCTTTGCCCTCAGAATCCTACCTCCCATcaccagaaaaattaaaaagaatgatcaTTGTGAAAGGAAAGAAGTTGCCTTCTGATCCAGATGTGTTAGAAGGAGAAGTAacagatgaagatgaagaagcTGAAATGTCTCGAAGGATGTCGGTAGATTACAATGGTGAGCAGAAGCAAATCCGACTCTGTAGGGAGCTCTCTGATTTGGTGTCTATTTGTAAATCTGTTCAGTACAGGGATTTTGAACTATCTATGAAAAGCCAAAACTATTGGGAAATGTGTTCATTTAGTGAAACAGAGGCCAGCCGCATTGCAAATGAGTACCCAGAGGATTTTGTTAATTATAATAAGAAGTTCTTATCAAGAATCTATCCAAGTGCCATGAGGATCGATTCCAGTAACTTGAATCCACAGGACTTTTGGAATTGTGGCTGTCAGATTGTAGCAATGAATTTTCAGACTCCGGGTCCAATGATGGACCTTCACACGGGCTGGTTTCTTCAAAACGGGGGATGTGGTTATGTTCTAAGGCCGTCTATAATGCGAGATGAAGTTTCTTACTTCAGCGCAAATACAAAGGGCATTCTACCTGGGGTGTCTCCTCTAGCTCTTCATATCAAGATCATCAGTGGTCAGAATTTCCCAAAGCCCAAGGGAGCTTGTGCCAAAGGGGATGTCATAGATCCCTATGTTTGTATAGAGATACACGGAATTCCAGCGGATTGTTCGGAACAAAGAACTAAAACTGTACAGCAAAACAGTGATAATCCTATTTTTGATGAAACTTTTGAGTTCCAAGTAAACCTACCTGAGCTGGCCATGATCCGTTTTGTTGTTCTGGATGATGACTACATTGGGGATGAGTTTATAGGGCAATATACGATACCATTTGAATGTTTGCAGCCTGGATATCGGCATGTTCCCCTGCGTTCTTTTGTGGGTGACATCATGGAGCACGTAACCCTTTTTGTCCACATAGCAATAACTAATCGAAGTGGAGGAGGAAAGGCACAGAAGCGCAGTCTTTCAGTGAGAATGGGGAAGAAAGTTCGGGAATATACCATGCTCAGGAATATCGGTCTTAAAACCATTGATGACATCTTTAAAATAGCGGTTCATCCATTACGAGAAGCCATAGATATGAGAGAAAATATGCAGGTAGGAGAAACATCTCACACTCTCCTTCCCTATCCCTGCTTATTCCTACCCGTataatgttttattaataatCTGATTTGCAAAAATTTATCAGAAAGATTGTTTaagtctgggtgtggtgactcattcctgtaatcccagcactttgggaggctgaggcaggtggatcacttgaggccaggagttcgaggccagcttgggaaacatggtgaaaccctgtatttctaaaaaacatgaaagttagccagatgtggtggcgagcacatgtagtcccagctacccaggaggctgacgtgggaggattacttgagcctgggaggtcaatgatgcagtgtgctgtgattgtaccagtgcactccagtctgggcaacaacagaacaagaccctgtctcaaaataaaaagaaagaaagatgtgtaAACCTGTGTACCATTGAACTAAGTTCAGTATTGTCTGTGATAAAacagatatattttatgtttctaaCTGTGAATGCTATGTTAAGTTTGGACTGAACTAAGATGTAGCAAAATGCTGTATATTAAATATCCTTAGTACAAAACTGAATCAATATATGGAAATGTGCATCTGAAACAATGGGAACAAAGTAGAATATACAAtatatgtgtgtaatatataaaaaatttatacaaacatacacatactaATTACcagtgtatatataacatatttgcaTATATGACCATGAAAGAGAATTTGAAGTGATATAAAACAAGCATAATGTCTATTAGGttactttttagttttaaattatgtataatgACAACAATAATAAATTACTCCCCACAAGAACaagtaaaactaaacaaaaaaaaattggcactCAAACTGGTTGAAAAATATTTAACCTTGTCTTAGAAATGTGGTTTAATTGAAAGAACATGGGTTCTTGATCAAATCTATCCCTGTGCGATCTTGAACAAATTATTTCAGGTCTCTGATCATCAATATTCTCCATATAAGGTAAGAAAAAGTTACACTTATCGCAAAATTATTATTAGAGTAAAATTGGGGTATATGGAAATTGACTAGCCTGAACATTTAGAAATTCAATATtaagttttctttccttcattaatGCTTATAATCTGAGACAGtggtaaacttaaaaaaaattacttaatataCTTATTAGGCTAGTGTTATTGAGATGCAAACAATAACAGATATTCACCGAGTACCTGCAATGTGCAAAGTGGATATTATTCAATTCACTTATTTCTTTAGCTGATGTGTTCATAATAATCCTCACCAAAAATCCCTGTTTTCAAGATagataataaatttgaaaaggtTA comes from the Pan troglodytes isolate AG18354 chromosome 13, NHGRI_mPanTro3-v2.0_pri, whole genome shotgun sequence genome and includes:
- the PLCL1 gene encoding inactive phospholipase C-like protein 1 isoform X1, which translates into the protein MAEGAAGREDPAPPDAAGGEDDPRVGPDAAGDCVTAASGGRMRDRRSGVALPGAAGTPADSEAGLLEAARATPRRSSIIKDPSNQKCGGRKKTVSFSSMPSEKKISSANDCISFMQAGCELKKVRPNSRIYNRFFTLDTDLQALRWEPSKKDLEKAKLDISAIKEIRLGKNTETFRNNGLADQICEDCAFSILHGENYESLDLVANSADVANIWVSGLRYLVSRSKQPLDFMEGNQNTPRFMWLKTVFEAADVDGNGIMLEDTSVELIKQLNPTLKEAKIRLKFKEIQKSKEKLTTRVTEEEFCEAFCELCTRPEVYFLLVQISKNKEYLDANDLMLFLEAEQGVTHITEDMCLDIIRRYELSEEGRQKGFLAIDGFTQYLLSSECDIFDPEQKKVAQDMTQPLSHYYINASHNTYLIEDQFRGPADINGYIRALKMGCRSVELDVSDGSDNEPILCNRNNMTTHVSFRSVIEVINKFAFVASEYPLILCLGNHCSLPQQKVMAQQMKKVFGNKLYTEAPLPSESYLPSPEKLKRMIIVKGKKLPSDPDVLEGEVTDEDEEAEMSRRMSVDYNGEQKQIRLCRELSDLVSICKSVQYRDFELSMKSQNYWEMCSFSETEASRIANEYPEDFVNYNKKFLSRIYPSAMRIDSSNLNPQDFWNCGCQIVAMNFQTPGPMMDLHTGWFLQNGGCGYVLRPSIMRDEVSYFSANTKGILPGVSPLALHIKIISGQNFPKPKGACAKGDVIDPYVCIEIHGIPADCSEQRTKTVQQNSDNPIFDETFEFQVNLPELAMIRFVVLDDDYIGDEFIGQYTIPFECLQPGYRHVPLRSFVGDIMEHVTLFVHIAITNRSGGGKAQKRSLSVRMGKKVREYTMLRNIGLKTIDDIFKIAVHPLREAIDMRENMQNAIVSIKELCGLPPIASLKQCLLTLSSRLITSDNTPSVSLVMKDSFPYLEPLGAIPDVQKKMLTAYDLMIQESRFLIEMADTVQEKIVQCQKAGMEFHEELHNLGAKEGLKGRKLNKATESFAWNITVLKGQGDLLKNAKNEAIENMKQIQLACLSCGLSKAPSSSAEAKSKRSLEAIEEKESSEENGKL
- the PLCL1 gene encoding inactive phospholipase C-like protein 1 isoform X2, which encodes MPSEKKISSANDCISFMQAGCELKKVRPNSRIYNRFFTLDTDLQALRWEPSKKDLEKAKLDISAIKEIRLGKNTETFRNNGLADQICEDCAFSILHGENYESLDLVANSADVANIWVSGLRYLVSRSKQPLDFMEGNQNTPRFMWLKTVFEAADVDGNGIMLEDTSVELIKQLNPTLKEAKIRLKFKEIQKSKEKLTTRVTEEEFCEAFCELCTRPEVYFLLVQISKNKEYLDANDLMLFLEAEQGVTHITEDMCLDIIRRYELSEEGRQKGFLAIDGFTQYLLSSECDIFDPEQKKVAQDMTQPLSHYYINASHNTYLIEDQFRGPADINGYIRALKMGCRSVELDVSDGSDNEPILCNRNNMTTHVSFRSVIEVINKFAFVASEYPLILCLGNHCSLPQQKVMAQQMKKVFGNKLYTEAPLPSESYLPSPEKLKRMIIVKGKKLPSDPDVLEGEVTDEDEEAEMSRRMSVDYNGEQKQIRLCRELSDLVSICKSVQYRDFELSMKSQNYWEMCSFSETEASRIANEYPEDFVNYNKKFLSRIYPSAMRIDSSNLNPQDFWNCGCQIVAMNFQTPGPMMDLHTGWFLQNGGCGYVLRPSIMRDEVSYFSANTKGILPGVSPLALHIKIISGQNFPKPKGACAKGDVIDPYVCIEIHGIPADCSEQRTKTVQQNSDNPIFDETFEFQVNLPELAMIRFVVLDDDYIGDEFIGQYTIPFECLQPGYRHVPLRSFVGDIMEHVTLFVHIAITNRSGGGKAQKRSLSVRMGKKVREYTMLRNIGLKTIDDIFKIAVHPLREAIDMRENMQNAIVSIKELCGLPPIASLKQCLLTLSSRLITSDNTPSVSLVMKDSFPYLEPLGAIPDVQKKMLTAYDLMIQESRFLIEMADTVQEKIVQCQKAGMEFHEELHNLGAKEGLKGRKLNKATESFAWNITVLKGQGDLLKNAKNEAIENMKQIQLACLSCGLSKAPSSSAEAKSKRSLEAIEEKESSEENGKL